GGGCGTCGGTCCGCGCCGCGCTCCCCTGTTCGAAAAGCTCGGCATCGGCACGGTCGAAGATCTGCTCCGCCACGTGCCGCGGACGTGGCTCGACGCGCGCCAGTTCGTGCCGATCGCTCAGTTGCGTCCCGGCGCGCTCTTCACCGTGCGCGGCGAGGTGAAGCAGGCGGTGGCGCTGCGGTCACGCGGCGGCCGCACCGACTTCACCTGCTCGGTGGCGGACGAATCGGGGGTCGTGAGTGCCTACTTCTTCGGCCAGTCGTTCCTCGCCCGCACGCTCCGAAAGGGCCTGCAGGTGGTGTTGAGCGGCGAGGTGGATCCGCTCGAGCGTCGCATGGTCAACCCGATGTTCGAGGTGGTCGAGGAAGAAGTCGCCGACCTGCTGCACGTCGGCCGACTGGTTCCAGTGCATCCGCTCACCAAAGGCATTTCGGCCCGCGGCTTGCGGCAGGCGGTGCGGAGGGCGCTGGATGCGGTGGCGAGCCAGGTCATCGATCCGCTGCCCGAATCCGTGCGGGTGGCGGAGTCGCTTGCGCCGCTCGGCGAGGCGTTCGAGAACATTCACTTTCCGATCGACGACGCGGCACTCGAGCGAGCTCGCTCGCGGCTCGCCTTCGATGAGCTCTTCGAGTTGCAGGTGGTGCTCGAGTTGCGCCGCCAGTTCCTGGCGCAGGAGGGACGCGGGCTCATCTCGGCGGGGCCTGGCGTGCTCGCGATCGAGGTGCAGCGGCGACTGCCGTTCGAGCTGACGGCCGATCAGACGAAGGCCATCCACGAGATCGTCGAGGACCTCCGGCGGCCCCTGCCGATGCACCGCATCCTGGTCGGCGATGTCGGCAGCGGCAAGACGATCGTCGCGCTGATGGCGGCGCTCCACGTGCTGGAGGCGGGTCATCAAGTCGCGTTCATGGCGCCGACCGAGATCCTCGCGCGTCAGCACGCGCAAACACTCACGCGCTTCGTCGCCGACGTCAGCGTCGTCGCGCACGCGGGGGCGGGGAAGCCTTCGGGCAACTTCGGGCTCGCCGGTGTTGCGGGTCCACCGATCGTGGCACTGACCGGCTCGACGCCGGCCGCCGAGCGCAAGGCGATCGCAGCCCGGCTGGCGGCCGGCGAGCCGCTGCTGGTGGTCGGCACTCACGCGCTGCTCGAGGATCGGGTGCCGATGCCGGAGCTGGCGCTCGCGATCGTCGATGAGCAGCATCGCTTCGGCGTGCGGCAACGCGCCACACTCGCGAAGAAGGGCGTGATTCCCGACGTGCTGGTGCTCTCGGCGACGCCGATTCCTCGCACGCTGGCGCTGGCACGCTATGGCGACCTCGACATGAGCGAGCTGCGGTCGCGGCCCGATGGCCGCGGGCGCCTGGTGACACGCGTCACGGGCGAGGAGAAGTTCCCGCAGGTGATCGAATTCATGGCGAAGGAGCTCGTTCAGGGACGACAGGCATTCGTCGTGGTGCCGCTCATCGAAGACGCGGGGCGCAACGACGTCAAGGCTGCCGAAGCCGAATGGACGCGACTCTCACAACACCCGCTGCTGGCCCCCTATCGGGTCGGGCTGCTGCACGGGCGTCTCAAGTCCGACGCCAAACGCGACGTCATGGAGTCGTTCGTGCGCAATGAGGTGCAGGTGCTGGTCGCGACCACCGTGATCGAGGTCGGCATCGACGTCCCGAATGCCACGTTCATGCTGGTGCTCGATGCCGACCGTTTCGGCCTCAGTCAGCTCCATCAGCTGCGCGGGCGCGTCGGTCGCGGAGCGCATCGCTCGGTGTGCGTGCTGGTGCCAGGTCGCGCGGCCACCCCGATCGGACGCGAGCGCCTCGAAGTGATGGTGCGAACCCGGGACGGATTCGAGCTCGCGGAAGCCGATCTCCGACTGCGCGGCGAAGGCGATCTGTGGGGCGTGCGGCAGAGCGGCCTGCCGCGTTTCCGGATCGCGGATCTGTCGCGAGATCGCGCGCTGCTCGAACGGGCACGCGTGGTCGCTGCTCGCGTCGTGATGGAGGACCGGCTGCTCGCACACCCGGAGTTCCAGACCCTTCGCAACCGACTGCTGGAACGCTACCGCGAGCCGCTCGAGCTGGCGCTCGCGGGGTAGCGTGCCGCCGGGGGAGGAACCCGCGCCGACGCCGACTTCCGGCTCGATCTTTCGGATTCGCGGCCGATATTGCACAATGCCGCCGCGCTCTCGAGGCGCCGTCACGATGAACGTCTACTGCACGCAGTGCTCGTCCGCGTATCTGCTGCCGGATCACCTCCTGGGACCCGGCGGCGCGCGTGTGCGCTGCCCGGCGTGCGGCGCGGCGTTCGTCGTCAAGCGCGACGACGAAGAAACCGTAGGCTCGATCGCCGCGGCGGCCGAGGCCGAAGCGGCCCGCGTCTCCCGTTCGTTCTGGTCGCCCTCCGAAGAGTTCGCGGTGGGAGCGGAAGTGAACGCCGAGGAACTCGGCGAACCGGTGCCGGAGCACGCGAGCGCGACCACGGTGACGAGCGATCCTGCCGAACAGCTCGCGACCGAACTGCTCGATGCGGTCGCGGCCGACGGCGGTGAACGCCTCGCAGCCGCTCATCGTGAAGGTCGGGTCCTCGCGGAGTTCGGCGCTTCGATTCTCGACGCCTACGACGAGTATCGGCGTCGGCTCGGGGGCGAGGCGGAGAGCGTCGCGTTCAAGCGCGTGCTGCGCGAGCGCTGGGCGGTCGACCTGCTCACCGGGGTCGAGGCTCGTTCGTAGGCGGAGCCTGGGCGAGCGCGACCGAGACGTTGCGGCCCGTCGCCATCGTGATCAGGCCGATGGCCGCGATCAGCGAAGCGGCCGCCAGCAGCGCCGCACGCGTATCGCTCTGGCGCGTGACCGCGCCCGCCAGCGCGACCCCGACCATGAACAGCAAGCGCATGAGGAAGTCACGGGCGCTGAATACCCGGCCGCGCTGGCTGAGCTCGACGCCGAGCTGCAACAGGGTTTCCGACAGCACGAACACCGGTGCGATCGACAGCCCGATCATGAAGCCGGCAAGCGCAAACACCGCGAATCGCGTCGAGACCGCCACGGCTCCCACTCCGACGCCCGCCAGCACCAGGCCGATGCCGAGCAGTAGCGCGGGCCGCAGGCGCCTGCCGTGCGCGTTCATCCACCAGGTGCCGACGCCGCTTCCGATCGCCAGCACGCACATCAGCACGCCGACGCGCTCCATGCCCGGCACACTCGCCGCGCGCTGGATGTGCTGATTGCCGGCGACGTGCAGGAAGCTGCCGCCCAGCCACACCGCGCCGAGCGCGAGCATGCCGAGTCTCACGGTCGCGCTGCGAGTCAGCAGTGCCCAGCCTTCACCGACTTCGACCAGATAGGAACGGACCGTGATGCGCTGCACCATCGCCGGGCGTTCGACCGGGTGGTAGCGGATCAGCGCCAGCGTTCCGACCGAAATCAGATAGGTGACCGCATCGATCCACAGTGCGGTCGTCCAGCCCCAGTGATCGACCACCCAGCCGCCCGCCAGCATGCCGGCTCCGGTTGCCGCGATTCCGGCTCCCGAGAGCAGCGCGTTGGCGGCCATGAGCTGATGGGTCGGCACGATCTCGGGCGTCATCGCACTCTTGGCCGGCAGGAAGAACACGTTACAGAAGAACAACAAGAACACGAGGATGAAGACCGGCCCGGTGTGTTGCGTGGCCTGGTACGTGATGGGGATCAACACCACCACCACCGCGCGCATGAAGTCGGAGATCAGCAGCACACGCCTGAGATTGACGCGATCCAGCCACGCACCCGTGAACGGTGCGAACAGCAGCACCGGCGCCAGCATCACGTTCGCGAGCAGCGAGAGCAGCAGCGAGGAGCGATCCTCGCGGAACTGACCGGTGTGAGAAGCGAGCAGCCCGAGCAGCGCCAGGTAGGTGAAGCGGTCGCCGAGCATCGAGATCAGCTGGCCCCACCACAGTGCCGCGAAATTGCGTTGCGCGAATAGCGGAGTACTTGCGGTGGGGATGCCTTCCGCTCCGGCCGCCGTGACCGGGAGCCGGTCGTCGGCGTTCATCGCCCGCGCGCCGACTGGGCGTCGCGATGACGGCGCAGCGCGCTCTCGTACACCCGCTCGAGTTGATCGGTAATGTGCGGCCACGCGAATTCGAGCGCCCGCTCACGACCGCGGGCCGCGATCGAGGCGCGCTTCACGGGATCGTTCACGAGCCCGGCGATCTTCTCCGCCAGCGCGTTCACGTCGCCGGGCGGCACCACGACGCCGTCGCGGTCCGGAGTGACGACGGTGCGATAGCCGGGGATGTCCGAGGCGACCACCGCCCGACCGCTCGCCATCGCCTCGACCAGCACGATGCCGAAACTCTCCTGACCCGAGGCCGGCGAAACGAAGATGTCGCCGGTCGCATACCAGCGCGGCAGGTCGTTGCTCGGCACGTGGCCCAGGAACCGCACCCGATCGCGCAGGTTCGCGGGCACCGAGGCTTGAAGCTTGTGGCGCAGGTACGAATCGCCGACCAGCAGCAGGCGCACCGGCACGTTCGAACGCGCGACCACGCCCGGCATTGCGGCGAGCAGATGATGGACGCCCTTGCGCGGGTCGAGGCGCCCAACGAACAGCAGGTTCACGACGCCCGGCTCGCGATGCTCCTCGAACGGCTCGACCTCGGGGTGAAAGCGCGTGACGTCGACGCCGTTCGGGATCACGTGGTACTCGCCCGGGAAGAAGTGCGCCGCGAACTTCCGCGCCGTCTTGGAGACGGCGATGCGCTCGTGAAGCCGGCCGACGTCCTTCTCGAGCAGGCGACACGACCACTCGAGCCATGCGTCGGGATTGCCGGTGGTGTGAAAAGTTCCGACCTGCGCGCACGGTGCGATCTGGATCGACAACAGCGGCAGGGTCGGCACGACCGGAGCGTGGGTGTGCACCACGTCGAAGCGGTGGCGGCGAAAGAGCTCACCGAGCTGCCAGCGCAGTCGCCATCCGACCGCGAGATCCACGAAGGCGCCGTTGAACGGGATCAGCAGGTTGTAGCCGATGCGCTCGACTCCCGGCTCTTCGACCTCGCCGCGGCGGAAGTGGCTGGTGATGATCGTGACCTCATGGCCACGACGACGCAGCTCGACGGCGGTGTGATGGACGTGCTCGGTGACGCCGCCGTAGCGCGGGTAGTAGCTCTGGGAAACGATCCCGATCTTCACGCTTCGACGCGATGCCCTTCGGTCGCGGGTGAGGCGTCGGCGCTCGCCGAGCCTTCCCACAGCGGGCGGAAGATGCACCACTGATCGAGATGCTCGCGCACGTGCCGTTCGGTCCGTGCGGCGATCGCCTGATTGACGGCGAGAGTCGAGGGAAACGTGGTGGGGTCGAGCGCCGGTTCGAGCACGACCCGAAAGCGGCCCGGCGTGGTGCGCTCGCAATAACCGCAGATGATGAGCGCTCCGGTGCGCTGCGCGAGCACTCCCGGACCGGCCGGAAAGCGCGACTCGCGCCCGAACCACTCGACCGGAATGCCATGGCTGTAGATGTCGCCGTCGACCATGAGCGCGATCATGTCCTTGTGCTCGAGCGCCCGCAGCAGTTTCCGGAAGCCGTCTTCAGGCGAAACGGTGTGAATTGCCAGCTCGCTCTTGCTCTCGCGCACCGCGGGGGCGAGCCAGCGGTTGAGCTGCACGCCGGCCACGGCATAGATCGTGTAGCCCCAGTGCGCCACGAGCAGCGCCCCGAGTTCCCAGTTGCCGATGTGGGTGCAGCACAGAATCACGCCGCGTCCACGCTCGGCTGCATTCGCGAGATGTTCGCGACCCACCACCTCGATCGAGCTCCAGAGCTCCGATCGCGTCACGTGGGGAAGGCGAAAGAACTCGAACATCATGCGGTTGTAGCTGCGCATCATCTCGCGCGC
This window of the Candidatus Eisenbacteria bacterium genome carries:
- a CDS encoding MFS transporter — its product is MNADDRLPVTAAGAEGIPTASTPLFAQRNFAALWWGQLISMLGDRFTYLALLGLLASHTGQFREDRSSLLLSLLANVMLAPVLLFAPFTGAWLDRVNLRRVLLISDFMRAVVVVLIPITYQATQHTGPVFILVFLLFFCNVFFLPAKSAMTPEIVPTHQLMAANALLSGAGIAATGAGMLAGGWVVDHWGWTTALWIDAVTYLISVGTLALIRYHPVERPAMVQRITVRSYLVEVGEGWALLTRSATVRLGMLALGAVWLGGSFLHVAGNQHIQRAASVPGMERVGVLMCVLAIGSGVGTWWMNAHGRRLRPALLLGIGLVLAGVGVGAVAVSTRFAVFALAGFMIGLSIAPVFVLSETLLQLGVELSQRGRVFSARDFLMRLLFMVGVALAGAVTRQSDTRAALLAAASLIAAIGLITMATGRNVSVALAQAPPTNEPRPR
- the recG gene encoding ATP-dependent DNA helicase RecG codes for the protein MTAATRSHAAPPLAPDTRIQFLPGVGPRRAPLFEKLGIGTVEDLLRHVPRTWLDARQFVPIAQLRPGALFTVRGEVKQAVALRSRGGRTDFTCSVADESGVVSAYFFGQSFLARTLRKGLQVVLSGEVDPLERRMVNPMFEVVEEEVADLLHVGRLVPVHPLTKGISARGLRQAVRRALDAVASQVIDPLPESVRVAESLAPLGEAFENIHFPIDDAALERARSRLAFDELFELQVVLELRRQFLAQEGRGLISAGPGVLAIEVQRRLPFELTADQTKAIHEIVEDLRRPLPMHRILVGDVGSGKTIVALMAALHVLEAGHQVAFMAPTEILARQHAQTLTRFVADVSVVAHAGAGKPSGNFGLAGVAGPPIVALTGSTPAAERKAIAARLAAGEPLLVVGTHALLEDRVPMPELALAIVDEQHRFGVRQRATLAKKGVIPDVLVLSATPIPRTLALARYGDLDMSELRSRPDGRGRLVTRVTGEEKFPQVIEFMAKELVQGRQAFVVVPLIEDAGRNDVKAAEAEWTRLSQHPLLAPYRVGLLHGRLKSDAKRDVMESFVRNEVQVLVATTVIEVGIDVPNATFMLVLDADRFGLSQLHQLRGRVGRGAHRSVCVLVPGRAATPIGRERLEVMVRTRDGFELAEADLRLRGEGDLWGVRQSGLPRFRIADLSRDRALLERARVVAARVVMEDRLLAHPEFQTLRNRLLERYREPLELALAG
- a CDS encoding glycosyltransferase family 4 protein: MKIGIVSQSYYPRYGGVTEHVHHTAVELRRRGHEVTIITSHFRRGEVEEPGVERIGYNLLIPFNGAFVDLAVGWRLRWQLGELFRRHRFDVVHTHAPVVPTLPLLSIQIAPCAQVGTFHTTGNPDAWLEWSCRLLEKDVGRLHERIAVSKTARKFAAHFFPGEYHVIPNGVDVTRFHPEVEPFEEHREPGVVNLLFVGRLDPRKGVHHLLAAMPGVVARSNVPVRLLLVGDSYLRHKLQASVPANLRDRVRFLGHVPSNDLPRWYATGDIFVSPASGQESFGIVLVEAMASGRAVVASDIPGYRTVVTPDRDGVVVPPGDVNALAEKIAGLVNDPVKRASIAARGRERALEFAWPHITDQLERVYESALRRHRDAQSARGR